In the genome of Gimesia sp., one region contains:
- a CDS encoding sulfatase-like hydrolase/transferase, translating to MKRLSVNVCLICCVVLFALPVQAAEQKQDQRPNIIFILLDNVGKDWFRCYGSSENQTPTIDHLAYNGLRFRNCYVTPVCSTTRHMLLTGRYPFRSGWHTHHDPAIYGGGYFDWNREICFARILRDAGYNTCISGKWQINDLFDPAQKDALIEHGFQEYCIFPEGKKGHPAHKKRYWDPYVIQNGKRLDTQGKFGPDIFTDYLIEYMKTHRDKPFCAYYSTILTHIPVVHTPHNLGEDLTPREQFAGMLNYSDHLIGRLVKALDELGIRDNTILFIVPDNGTDNGTDQNAEQSLGGRINGRVSGEGIYSLKEQGINMPLIINCPKLVGRERVSDDLIDAADFLPTLADLADAPLPSGVTIDGRSFAPQILDQPREEPWRPWCLTQYYKQRVVRDQRFKLYSTGEFYDLSEDPLEQHDLSGTERVKTDRATGSSQAELQAVLDSLPENAKLPWEFRSISARKIRAEESRQKEAEKTGN from the coding sequence ATGAAACGTCTGAGTGTGAATGTCTGTCTGATCTGCTGCGTGGTTCTCTTCGCACTGCCCGTGCAGGCTGCGGAACAAAAGCAGGACCAGCGCCCGAACATCATCTTTATTCTGCTCGATAACGTAGGCAAGGACTGGTTCCGCTGTTACGGGAGTTCGGAAAATCAGACGCCGACCATCGATCATCTGGCTTATAACGGTCTGCGGTTTCGCAACTGTTATGTGACGCCGGTCTGCAGTACGACGCGGCATATGCTGCTTACGGGACGCTACCCGTTCCGTTCGGGCTGGCATACGCACCACGATCCCGCGATTTACGGGGGTGGCTATTTTGACTGGAACCGGGAAATCTGCTTCGCCCGGATTCTGCGTGATGCAGGGTATAACACGTGTATCTCCGGGAAGTGGCAGATCAATGATCTGTTCGATCCCGCACAGAAAGACGCTCTGATCGAGCATGGATTTCAGGAGTACTGTATTTTTCCGGAAGGGAAAAAAGGGCATCCGGCTCATAAGAAACGCTACTGGGATCCGTATGTGATTCAGAATGGGAAGCGGCTGGATACGCAGGGGAAATTCGGTCCGGATATTTTTACCGACTACCTGATTGAGTATATGAAGACGCATCGGGATAAGCCGTTCTGTGCTTATTACTCTACGATTCTGACTCACATCCCCGTGGTGCATACGCCGCATAATCTGGGAGAAGACCTGACGCCGCGTGAGCAGTTTGCGGGCATGCTGAATTATTCGGATCACCTGATCGGGCGGCTTGTCAAGGCGCTGGACGAACTGGGTATCCGCGACAATACGATTCTGTTTATCGTGCCCGATAACGGGACAGATAACGGGACCGATCAGAATGCGGAACAGAGCCTGGGAGGCCGGATCAACGGTCGTGTTTCGGGAGAGGGGATCTACTCGCTGAAAGAGCAGGGCATTAACATGCCACTGATTATCAATTGTCCGAAGCTGGTGGGCAGAGAACGGGTCAGCGATGACCTGATTGATGCGGCCGATTTTCTGCCGACGCTGGCTGATCTGGCCGACGCCCCGCTGCCATCGGGAGTGACGATTGACGGCAGGTCGTTTGCACCGCAGATTCTGGATCAGCCCCGTGAGGAGCCCTGGCGTCCGTGGTGTCTGACCCAGTATTACAAGCAGCGGGTGGTTCGCGATCAGCGGTTCAAGCTGTATTCCACCGGCGAGTTTTATGATCTGTCAGAGGACCCGCTCGAGCAGCACGACTTGTCGGGAACCGAACGCGTGAAAACTGATCGGGCGACTGGATCGTCGCAGGCGGAACTGCAGGCGGTGCTGGATTCGCTGCCGGAAAACGCGAAGCTGCCCTG
- a CDS encoding Nramp family divalent metal transporter: MSEAAAESATNSRPHWWQRIGPGLVTACVVIGPGSILTSSNLGAKDGYSMIWVVLVSVIFMLVYTSLGAKLGTVTSESTCTLLAKMVGRPLTVLIGCGVFFISAAYQFGNNLGVHSALENYTDFKYGVVIFNAISIAFLFGFKNLYKLVERLMSIFVALMLASFAINLFFAKPNLLEMAQGIIPSAGSDSDSILNISLLGLVGTTFVITAAFYQSYLARFKGWKVKDLKDGRIDACISATIMALITIMIMSTAAAVLRGKDLSGVGDVGNALQPLFGDKGQILFCIGLFSAAYSSFIVNSMIGGFILSDSLGLGGTPQDKWTRILTAAVLLTGMFVALYVIQSGTRPVVAIVAAQAVTVVAAPLAAGALLLLTSSKKVMGEHRNGIGVNILASIGFLLLLGMAWYIASEKVLPQIQKMRGASTAMIQVEPVETKLALQNRN, encoded by the coding sequence GTGAGTGAAGCAGCAGCAGAATCAGCAACGAATAGCCGGCCCCACTGGTGGCAACGGATTGGCCCCGGACTGGTAACCGCCTGTGTTGTGATTGGTCCCGGAAGTATTTTGACCAGTTCCAATCTGGGGGCGAAAGACGGCTACAGCATGATCTGGGTCGTACTGGTCTCCGTTATCTTCATGCTGGTGTATACGTCGCTGGGGGCGAAGCTGGGAACGGTTACCAGTGAGTCAACCTGCACGTTGCTGGCAAAAATGGTCGGACGGCCACTGACGGTGCTGATCGGTTGTGGGGTCTTCTTTATCTCGGCGGCCTATCAGTTCGGTAATAACCTGGGTGTGCACTCCGCTCTTGAGAATTATACGGACTTCAAATATGGCGTGGTGATCTTTAATGCCATCTCGATTGCATTTCTGTTCGGCTTCAAGAATCTGTACAAGCTGGTCGAACGCTTGATGTCGATCTTCGTGGCTTTAATGCTGGCGTCCTTTGCCATCAATCTGTTTTTTGCCAAACCCAATCTGCTGGAAATGGCGCAGGGAATTATTCCCAGTGCAGGCAGTGATTCGGATTCGATCCTGAATATTTCGCTGCTGGGACTGGTGGGAACGACCTTTGTGATTACCGCTGCTTTTTATCAGTCCTACCTGGCCCGTTTTAAAGGCTGGAAGGTTAAGGACCTGAAAGATGGTCGGATCGATGCCTGTATCAGCGCCACGATCATGGCGTTGATCACGATTATGATCATGTCGACCGCTGCCGCAGTGTTGCGGGGGAAAGATCTGTCGGGCGTCGGTGATGTCGGAAATGCATTGCAGCCGCTGTTTGGTGATAAAGGGCAGATTCTGTTCTGTATCGGATTGTTCTCAGCAGCCTACTCGTCTTTTATTGTGAATTCGATGATCGGTGGGTTTATTCTGTCAGACAGCCTGGGCCTGGGAGGGACTCCCCAGGATAAATGGACGCGTATCCTGACGGCAGCAGTTTTATTGACCGGGATGTTTGTGGCCCTCTACGTGATCCAGTCAGGGACGCGACCGGTGGTGGCGATTGTCGCTGCCCAGGCGGTGACCGTTGTGGCGGCCCCTCTGGCTGCAGGTGCGTTATTGCTGCTGACGAGCAGTAAAAAAGTGATGGGCGAACATCGGAACGGAATCGGGGTGAATATTCTGGCCAGCATCGGCTTTCTGCTATTGCTGGGAATGGCCTGGTATATTGCGAGTGAGAAAGTGCTGCCCCAGATTCAGAAAATGCGGGGTGCATCCACGGCGATGATTCAGGTTGAACCTGTGGAAACGAAACTTGCGCTTCAAAACAGGAACTGA
- a CDS encoding sulfatase — protein MCLLSGLFSNPLSAAESNRKPNFIVIFCDNLGYGDIEPFGSTVNRTPCLNRMAREGRKFTHFCVTAGVCTPSRASIMTGCYSQRVGMHWNPRDGQVLRPISPYGLNPEEVTVAEVLKQKGYKTGMIGKWHLGDQPPFLPTKQGFDYFYGIPYSDDMTQAVGQRLGDRLDGKNWPPLPVMLNDTVIRAGVDRNLLTKDYTEKAVEFIEQNKDEPFFLYFPQAMPGSTSKPFASDAFRGKSKNGPWGDSIEELDWSTGQLLDKLVELGIDDNTLVVWTSDNGSPMARDMNSTERGTNKPLHGRGYTTSEGAFRVPTIMWWPGRVPADTVCTELATTMDLLPTFADLAGAKVPTDRIIDGHDIQPLIFGKEGAKSPYDVFYYYAMDQLQAVRKGPWKLFVPLKEFSRHPHFKKGEGSQPLLFNVVTDISCEHNVADQHPEIVKELQALAEKGRADLGGTNRPGANQRKAAHIENPVPPTLKTTSTK, from the coding sequence ATCTGTCTGCTGTCTGGACTTTTCTCCAATCCTCTGTCTGCTGCGGAGTCCAACCGGAAGCCCAACTTCATCGTCATCTTTTGCGACAACCTGGGCTACGGCGATATCGAACCTTTCGGCTCGACCGTCAATCGGACTCCCTGCTTAAACCGCATGGCACGCGAAGGACGCAAATTCACACACTTCTGTGTGACCGCAGGTGTCTGCACTCCTTCACGGGCCTCCATTATGACCGGCTGTTACTCACAGCGGGTCGGCATGCACTGGAATCCCCGCGACGGACAGGTACTGCGCCCGATCTCTCCCTATGGTCTGAATCCTGAAGAAGTCACAGTTGCCGAAGTCCTGAAGCAGAAAGGCTACAAGACCGGCATGATCGGGAAATGGCACCTCGGAGATCAGCCCCCTTTTCTCCCCACCAAACAGGGCTTCGATTATTTCTATGGCATTCCCTACAGCGATGACATGACCCAGGCCGTCGGACAGCGACTCGGCGATCGCCTGGATGGCAAAAACTGGCCTCCCCTGCCCGTCATGCTGAACGATACCGTCATCAGAGCGGGCGTCGATCGTAATCTGCTCACCAAAGACTACACCGAAAAAGCGGTCGAGTTTATTGAACAAAACAAAGACGAGCCCTTCTTCCTCTATTTCCCACAGGCCATGCCCGGCAGTACCAGCAAACCGTTCGCCAGTGATGCCTTCCGGGGCAAAAGTAAAAATGGCCCCTGGGGAGACAGCATCGAAGAACTCGACTGGTCGACCGGACAACTGCTCGACAAACTCGTAGAGCTGGGCATTGATGACAACACGCTCGTCGTCTGGACATCAGACAATGGCTCTCCCATGGCCCGGGACATGAACAGCACCGAACGGGGAACCAACAAACCACTGCACGGTCGCGGCTACACTACTTCGGAAGGAGCCTTCCGCGTCCCCACCATCATGTGGTGGCCGGGCCGCGTTCCCGCCGACACCGTCTGTACCGAACTGGCAACCACCATGGACCTGCTCCCCACCTTCGCCGACCTGGCGGGCGCCAAAGTACCCACCGATCGCATCATCGACGGACACGATATCCAACCACTGATCTTTGGCAAAGAGGGTGCGAAAAGCCCCTACGATGTCTTCTACTATTACGCGATGGATCAGTTACAGGCCGTTCGCAAAGGTCCCTGGAAACTGTTTGTGCCACTCAAAGAATTCAGTCGGCACCCGCACTTCAAAAAAGGAGAAGGCTCTCAGCCGCTCCTGTTTAACGTAGTCACCGATATCAGCTGCGAGCACAATGTTGCCGACCAGCATCCGGAGATCGTCAAAGAACTGCAGGCCCTCGCCGAAAAGGGACGTGCCGATCTGGGAGGCACCAATCGCCCCGGTGCCAACCAGCGCAAAGCGGCGCACATTGAAAATCCGGTACCCCCGACCCTCAAAACAACATCCACGAAATAA
- a CDS encoding rhodanese-like domain-containing protein gives MHSLETDCRTVKQKLDSDQNFVLLDCREQNEYDHVHIDAARLLPMSEIQERIGELEDLRSEEIIVYCHHGMRSLQVASWLSQNGFTNVKSMQGGIDAWSCEIDDTKPRY, from the coding sequence ATGCATTCACTGGAAACCGACTGCCGGACCGTTAAGCAGAAACTGGATTCAGATCAAAACTTTGTTCTGCTCGACTGCCGGGAACAGAATGAATATGACCACGTCCATATCGACGCAGCCCGCCTGCTCCCGATGAGTGAAATTCAGGAACGGATCGGAGAACTGGAAGACCTCCGTTCCGAGGAAATCATCGTCTACTGCCATCACGGCATGCGGAGTCTGCAGGTCGCCAGTTGGCTGTCACAAAATGGTTTTACGAATGTCAAAAGTATGCAGGGGGGCATCGATGCCTGGTCCTGCGAAATCGATGATACCAAGCCGCGGTATTGA
- a CDS encoding lactonase family protein has protein sequence MSYEHVFYLFPLVVGMVLSNTTQATAADEPLVFISAFAPGDEGAIHAYKFNPETGELTQVARTADVEHPFFLAVSPDNRYLYSIHAPGKFSGKDNEFVSAFELEGRTGKLKLLNRQSSLGTASCYLDIDDTGKAVVVANYTTGSVASLPVKADGSLGEAATFVQHEGSSVNPKRQKEPHAHCSVISPDQKYVFAADLGLDKIMAYKLDPQSAKLTPAQQPFVRTIPGAGPRHLTFHPNGKQMYVINELKNSITEFDYDPANGFLIEGQTINTLPPDFTDVSHCADLKFTPNGRFLYGTNRGHDSLAAYSVDPEGKLSLIEIIPSLGKGPQNLAITADGKYLLCANMPGNNVVVFAIDQQTGKLTAVGEPISIPSPSCIMIR, from the coding sequence ATGTCTTACGAACATGTCTTTTATCTGTTTCCGCTGGTCGTCGGAATGGTGCTCAGCAATACCACACAGGCCACCGCAGCCGATGAGCCCCTGGTCTTCATTTCAGCTTTCGCCCCCGGTGACGAGGGTGCCATCCATGCCTACAAATTCAATCCCGAGACAGGCGAGCTCACCCAGGTCGCACGCACCGCTGATGTCGAGCATCCCTTCTTCCTCGCCGTGTCCCCCGACAATCGCTACCTGTACTCGATTCATGCCCCCGGTAAATTCAGCGGCAAAGACAATGAATTTGTCTCCGCCTTCGAACTGGAAGGACGCACCGGCAAACTGAAACTGCTCAATCGGCAATCATCACTGGGAACCGCTTCCTGTTACCTCGATATCGACGACACCGGTAAAGCAGTTGTAGTCGCTAACTACACGACAGGCAGTGTCGCTTCTCTCCCCGTCAAAGCCGATGGTTCGCTGGGAGAAGCAGCCACGTTCGTGCAGCACGAGGGTTCCAGCGTGAATCCCAAGCGTCAGAAAGAACCGCACGCACACTGCAGCGTCATCAGCCCGGACCAGAAATATGTCTTCGCTGCCGATCTGGGGCTCGATAAAATCATGGCCTACAAACTGGATCCCCAGTCCGCGAAACTGACTCCCGCTCAGCAGCCGTTTGTGAGAACCATCCCCGGTGCCGGCCCGCGCCATCTGACCTTCCATCCGAATGGAAAGCAGATGTATGTCATCAACGAACTCAAGAACTCCATCACGGAATTCGATTACGATCCCGCAAACGGCTTTCTGATCGAAGGGCAGACCATTAATACCCTGCCCCCGGACTTCACCGATGTCAGCCACTGTGCCGACCTGAAATTCACTCCCAATGGTCGGTTCCTCTACGGGACGAATCGCGGTCATGACAGCCTGGCGGCTTACAGTGTCGACCCAGAAGGAAAATTATCGCTGATCGAAATCATCCCCAGCCTGGGCAAAGGACCGCAGAACCTGGCCATTACCGCGGACGGGAAGTATCTGCTCTGTGCGAATATGCCGGGGAATAACGTCGTGGTCTTCGCCATCGACCAACAGACCGGCAAGCTGACAGCCGTCGGCGAACCGATCTCCATCCCCAGCCCGTCCTGCATCATGATTCGTTAA
- a CDS encoding metallophosphoesterase, with protein MTHSSEPWTFLHVNDSHMGTARSYRFRPAINKRWAAIKQQMSEIDADLLLHGGDLTRDGDTHEFEYQQAREDLNTLPFPTFIIPGNMDVGNKHTAVNGVKPRWDPKGLGWNDPDLNMTAERLDLFSNYFGPLQWTFMHKEIRFTGFYAAVAGTGLPHEDRFWRMLEQLPDLPAGKHHVAVMHYWPFMESPDEPDWDPTKGEEYDNWYFSINPPHRQRLWEILKAAKVEILFCGHVHTGRAVQLIDGIRIYRTQAAGNTGQLAERWPEADTRFGFHRCDVSKAGIDVTFIPGLDQCDEFGTFGPLGHPPVEERDYSVAEEKPPLVPDAHH; from the coding sequence ATGACTCACTCCTCTGAACCCTGGACGTTTCTACATGTCAATGACAGTCATATGGGAACCGCACGTTCCTATCGCTTCCGCCCTGCCATCAATAAACGCTGGGCGGCGATTAAACAGCAGATGTCGGAAATCGACGCCGACCTCCTGCTCCACGGCGGCGACCTGACGCGTGACGGCGATACGCATGAATTCGAATACCAGCAGGCACGCGAAGACCTGAATACACTCCCCTTCCCGACATTCATCATCCCCGGAAACATGGATGTCGGCAACAAACACACCGCCGTCAACGGGGTCAAACCGCGCTGGGATCCCAAAGGCCTCGGCTGGAATGACCCGGACCTGAATATGACCGCCGAACGCCTGGACCTGTTCAGCAATTACTTTGGCCCGCTACAGTGGACCTTCATGCATAAGGAGATCCGCTTCACCGGCTTCTATGCCGCCGTCGCAGGCACCGGCCTGCCCCATGAAGACCGCTTCTGGCGCATGCTGGAACAACTCCCCGATCTGCCTGCAGGGAAACATCATGTCGCCGTCATGCATTACTGGCCCTTCATGGAATCCCCCGATGAACCGGACTGGGACCCAACCAAAGGCGAGGAATACGACAACTGGTATTTCTCAATCAATCCGCCACACAGGCAAAGGTTGTGGGAGATCCTCAAAGCAGCCAAAGTGGAGATTCTGTTCTGCGGTCACGTCCATACGGGACGCGCCGTGCAACTCATCGACGGCATTCGCATTTACCGCACCCAGGCGGCAGGCAACACCGGACAATTGGCAGAGCGCTGGCCCGAAGCAGACACCCGCTTCGGATTTCATCGCTGCGATGTTTCAAAAGCCGGGATCGATGTCACCTTCATTCCCGGCCTCGACCAGTGCGACGAGTTCGGCACTTTCGGACCGCTGGGACATCCCCCGGTCGAAGAACGTGATTACTCGGTCGCGGAAGAAAAACCGCCCCTGGTTCCCGACGCCCATCATTAA
- a CDS encoding dihydrofolate reductase family protein, translating to MHGRVFIAVSLDGFIARKDGSLDWLPGSDGAGDQPAEDFGYQQFMNGIDVLVMGRHTFETVLSFGTWSYGDKRVIVLSSQSISLPDDLPASVEVRNSSPTQLFQDLTAEDLHNAYIDGGITIQRFLAAGLIDELIITRIPTLIGEGLPLFGKLAQDIPLQHRETRSFENGFVQSRYAVQSAVSSD from the coding sequence ATGCACGGACGCGTCTTTATTGCAGTCAGTCTGGACGGATTCATCGCCCGTAAAGATGGCTCCCTGGACTGGCTTCCCGGCAGTGATGGTGCCGGCGATCAGCCAGCAGAAGATTTCGGTTATCAGCAATTCATGAACGGAATCGACGTTCTCGTGATGGGCCGTCATACGTTTGAAACGGTTCTCTCCTTCGGCACCTGGTCCTACGGCGATAAACGGGTGATCGTCCTCAGCAGCCAGTCGATTAGTCTACCAGATGATCTGCCCGCCTCGGTCGAAGTCAGAAACAGTTCGCCCACGCAGCTGTTTCAGGATCTGACAGCAGAAGATCTACACAATGCCTACATCGACGGCGGCATTACGATCCAGCGATTTCTTGCAGCCGGACTGATCGACGAGCTGATCATCACGCGCATTCCCACCTTGATTGGCGAGGGACTGCCCCTGTTCGGCAAACTCGCACAGGACATTCCGCTCCAGCATCGGGAGACGCGTTCCTTTGAAAACGGTTTCGTGCAAAGCAGATATGCAGTGCAGTCTGCAGTATCTTCAGACTGA
- a CDS encoding nuclear transport factor 2 family protein: MSTRIIACTLICLLSSTLLSAADKPDKTAVLDAELMKAVKTLDEAFSKRDKETIRRMTDERHISIAPSYQFFSQKDQLEALPELKLSLFKASPKKIIHTTPSAAIITYEAQIEGTFEGKQLAKHVQILECWIKRKGEWLEVSYQETPIP, from the coding sequence ATGTCAACGCGAATTATTGCCTGCACTCTCATCTGCCTGCTCTCATCCACGCTGCTTTCAGCAGCAGATAAACCCGATAAAACTGCGGTCCTGGATGCCGAACTGATGAAAGCGGTCAAAACGCTGGACGAAGCCTTTTCCAAGCGGGACAAGGAAACGATTCGCAGAATGACCGACGAGCGGCACATCTCCATCGCGCCCAGCTACCAGTTTTTCAGCCAGAAAGATCAGTTGGAGGCTCTACCCGAACTCAAGCTGAGCCTCTTCAAAGCCAGCCCGAAAAAGATCATTCACACCACTCCCAGCGCGGCCATCATCACCTACGAAGCGCAAATTGAAGGAACCTTCGAAGGTAAGCAGCTGGCCAAACATGTGCAGATTCTGGAATGCTGGATTAAACGCAAGGGAGAGTGGCTTGAAGTCTCCTACCAGGAAACGCCCATTCCCTGA
- a CDS encoding TIM barrel protein gives MKFSRRAFLQAGSGALAIPLLDQRSIKADSGQKAKAAPALERALGITTSSLSGHLSPRAAQGKISLLDLPRMLREELGMTIIDLNTSTVSVTAGKYLEQLRNAADRAGCVLTNLKMNQGKLDMNSPDQATRAHALKTYKASIDVASELGLKWARPLPRRQRPDMQIHIDSYRELCDYGAERNVQLLVENYGWMQNDPESVVKLVKAIGHQVAACPDTGNWDSDELRYAGLAKTFPIAVTCDFKARAIGPRGEHPLYDLKRCFEIGWQAGFRGPWCFEHANKDQGQLLKELGMLRDMLQTWMKEAGQEPANS, from the coding sequence ATGAAGTTTTCACGAAGAGCGTTTCTACAGGCGGGCAGCGGTGCCCTGGCGATTCCGTTGCTGGATCAACGGTCTATCAAGGCTGATTCAGGGCAGAAAGCCAAGGCGGCTCCCGCACTTGAGCGTGCGCTGGGGATCACGACTTCTTCTCTTTCAGGGCATCTCTCGCCCCGGGCTGCCCAGGGAAAAATTTCTCTGCTGGATCTGCCCCGCATGCTGCGGGAGGAACTGGGGATGACGATCATCGATCTGAATACGTCCACAGTGTCAGTGACCGCTGGCAAGTATCTGGAGCAGTTGCGGAATGCAGCGGATCGGGCGGGATGCGTGTTGACCAACCTGAAAATGAACCAGGGAAAGCTGGATATGAACAGTCCCGATCAGGCCACCCGCGCACACGCGTTGAAAACCTATAAGGCGTCGATCGATGTGGCTTCCGAGTTGGGGCTGAAGTGGGCGCGTCCGCTGCCTCGGAGGCAGCGTCCCGATATGCAGATTCATATCGACAGTTACCGGGAGTTGTGTGATTACGGTGCGGAACGCAACGTCCAACTGCTGGTCGAGAATTATGGCTGGATGCAGAACGATCCCGAGTCAGTCGTCAAACTGGTCAAGGCGATTGGTCATCAGGTGGCTGCCTGTCCCGATACGGGGAACTGGGACAGTGATGAACTGCGTTACGCGGGGCTGGCGAAGACGTTTCCGATTGCAGTCACCTGTGACTTCAAGGCGCGGGCCATTGGTCCCCGCGGTGAGCATCCGCTGTACGATCTCAAACGCTGTTTCGAAATTGGCTGGCAGGCCGGATTTCGGGGGCCCTGGTGCTTCGAACATGCGAACAAAGACCAGGGACAATTGTTGAAGGAACTGGGTATGCTGCGTGACATGCTGCAGACCTGGATGAAAGAGGCCGGGCAGGAACCCGCGAATTCCTGA
- a CDS encoding redoxin family protein translates to MPDSLLRFCTLLLICCCLQSASAREQARPEIQSSAGPLQFKDIRYLTRSLADFPNRKAFVIVACNTTCPLVKRYIPKLKRLEQQYRPQGVQFIALHTGPADSIREIAEFAVEHEIPFPNVQDRKGTSVAALGLTRTPEVAVLDASYRLHYRGRIDDQYRIGGSLPRPSQENLTAAIEGVLHGTPISVTETNVDGCLITHAAETEPDRSLTYYHDIQPLIQKHCTDCHRPGTEAPFALTTLAEVQNNGAMIAEVVSDQRMPPWYGGTSHAEFANHRGMSRRERKQVTDWVESGMPAGIEPSDFKPVLTEVDAGKWLIGEPDLKISMLERHALPAEGYIPYRYTILPYVFPEDTWVSAIEIKPDNPGVVHHCNMAAVTLTKKWDESNFLTGKVPGSGPMMLPEGLGVMIPKGSALALQIHYTSTGKPENCRISVGFKYVQGKVQKRYRFLIIKNTKFEIPPEAPHHEVRNTRTLKQDAHGIGLFAHMHLRGKDLSFLAHYPEGKQEKLLVIPNYSFDWQIGYLWKDQRHFFPKGTRIEAIAHYDNSAFNPFNPDPGATVREGPQTYHEMLYAFFFYTYANERLNLTIDPRTGQAVP, encoded by the coding sequence ATGCCCGATTCTCTACTTCGATTCTGTACGCTGCTCCTGATCTGCTGCTGCCTGCAATCAGCCTCGGCCCGGGAGCAGGCACGCCCCGAAATTCAGTCCAGCGCCGGCCCTCTGCAGTTCAAAGACATTCGCTACCTCACCCGTTCACTCGCTGATTTTCCGAACCGCAAGGCATTCGTCATCGTCGCCTGCAACACGACCTGCCCCCTCGTCAAACGCTACATCCCTAAACTCAAACGCCTCGAACAGCAATATCGCCCGCAGGGAGTTCAATTCATCGCCCTGCATACCGGCCCCGCTGATTCCATTCGCGAGATCGCCGAATTTGCGGTAGAACATGAAATCCCCTTCCCCAATGTCCAGGATCGCAAGGGAACCTCCGTCGCCGCTCTGGGACTGACCCGCACGCCGGAAGTCGCCGTGCTGGATGCCAGCTACCGTCTCCATTACCGCGGCCGCATCGATGACCAGTACCGCATCGGAGGTTCGCTGCCGCGACCTTCTCAGGAGAATCTGACGGCCGCGATTGAAGGAGTCCTGCACGGAACACCAATTTCCGTGACAGAAACCAACGTGGATGGCTGCCTGATTACCCACGCAGCCGAAACAGAGCCCGACCGGTCACTCACGTATTACCATGACATTCAGCCACTCATACAAAAACATTGCACGGACTGTCATCGCCCCGGCACTGAAGCCCCCTTCGCTTTAACAACGCTCGCTGAAGTTCAGAATAACGGTGCGATGATCGCCGAGGTCGTCTCCGACCAGCGCATGCCTCCCTGGTATGGAGGGACTTCACACGCCGAGTTCGCCAATCACCGGGGCATGTCCCGCCGGGAACGTAAACAGGTCACGGACTGGGTCGAGTCAGGCATGCCCGCCGGTATAGAACCCTCCGATTTCAAACCTGTGCTCACTGAAGTCGACGCCGGTAAGTGGCTCATCGGCGAACCTGATCTCAAAATCAGCATGCTGGAAAGACACGCCCTCCCCGCAGAAGGATACATTCCCTACCGCTACACCATTCTCCCCTACGTCTTCCCCGAGGATACCTGGGTCTCTGCAATCGAAATCAAACCCGACAATCCCGGCGTCGTCCATCACTGCAACATGGCGGCTGTCACCTTAACGAAGAAATGGGACGAATCGAATTTCCTCACCGGAAAAGTGCCGGGCTCGGGACCGATGATGCTGCCCGAGGGACTGGGAGTCATGATCCCCAAAGGGAGTGCCCTGGCGTTACAGATTCATTACACCTCGACCGGCAAACCGGAAAACTGCCGCATCTCGGTCGGCTTTAAATACGTGCAGGGCAAAGTTCAGAAAAGGTATCGCTTCCTGATCATCAAAAATACGAAATTCGAGATCCCCCCGGAAGCCCCGCACCACGAGGTCAGGAACACCCGCACACTCAAACAGGATGCCCACGGCATCGGACTCTTCGCCCACATGCACCTCCGCGGCAAAGATCTCTCCTTCCTGGCCCATTACCCGGAAGGGAAACAGGAAAAACTGCTGGTGATTCCCAATTACAGCTTCGACTGGCAAATCGGTTATCTCTGGAAAGATCAGCGGCACTTCTTCCCCAAAGGCACCCGCATCGAAGCCATCGCCCATTACGACAATTCGGCGTTCAATCCCTTTAATCCGGATCCAGGTGCCACCGTCAGGGAGGGACCGCAGACCTACCATGAAATGCTGTACGCGTTCTTCTTCTACACCTATGCGAATGAGCGGCTGAATCTGACCATCGATCCCCGTACCGGACAGGCGGTTCCCTGA